The sequence GATGGGCCAAATTGTACTTTACAACTTCATTAATTTATCACTAACAGGGGAAGaaggtatttatatttttttactacAGTGTGAAAGGAAAGTAGTAGACAGAAGACAATAATTCTTCTTAAATTCTAAGTCACATCTACTCTTAAGTTGACTGTGCGTCTGAGAATAGAGGATCGATCCTCCAGCCCAAGTGAACCATTTCTCACAGAGCAGCTGTTCTTTCACCTCTTATTCTAAACCAGCTGCATTGCTCTCAGAGcctatttgcattttcttaccCATTTTTCCCATCCCAAAAAGTTGAGACTTGCGGCTCTTAAAGCCaacaacagcttttgcaagaaaaaacagttctggAACTCCAGCTTACATACTTCCAATGCTATCACTGCCATCGAATTAGATACCTTATATTTTAAACAGTCCTAGACAAGAAAAATCAGAGGACTGTCTCAAGTGAGACTAGAGCAGTAAGCTGGTTAAGCTCAGCAGGCAAATTCCTCTGTTTGGAGTCTCAAGGAGCAGAGACACAGGACTGTTGGGAAACGTGCTGCTGAAGGCTAATGGACGTCCTCTTTCTCAAGTACCGTTGAAATCTGTCAGTAATGGATCCTCCTCCATAGAAAAGGACCCCAACAACCTGATGTTGAACACTGACTAGATTTTTTCGGAGCTTTAAGTCAACATAAAGTGATTAATCACTTATCAACAAAATTGAGACCCTGCAATGCTGATAGCATTTTGCTGTCTGCACCACTCAAGCACGCTACCTTATCATTGATGTGTGAAAGGGCTGAAGCGCAGCCAAGAAAAATGTaccacattaaaagaaaaaaagcatacttGATGTATGGAACACTGCAGAAAAGGCTTCTGTCACCAGTCAGTCAGGATCAGATTCATTCTCCCAGCATATGTTTGTTTTGCAAACCCAAATTACTTGGAGGCTACGAGGCTGCCCTCAAAGTACCATAAGAATTTACACAAACACACTAGgtggttgttggggttttttttcaagaatgcATGAGGTTTACCACCCAGAGGCATTTTGCTCTGTAAGTGTTCTCCTCTATTCAAATAAAGGAGTGCTGCTTCCACGTACTGCTTATTCTAAGATGATAAAACCAAGACATTGTCCACAGCTCATTTTGAGCATGGTCCCCAACATCCTTCCCATTCAGAGATGCCCATTTTCCAGCTCCTTCAAGGCATCCAGAAGGGCTCTTCTAAATCTTAGCACAACTCTGCTCTACAGGCAAGTCACCACTCATCAGGCTCctgaagcatttaaaattgTATTCAGGTTATTGTAAATTCCATAACAGTGCAGCAAGACTTAGAACTGCCATTTAGAGAGCTCTATAGGAGACCAAAGATCAAACTCAGATgaaggggctgggcaggggatCATGCTATAAATTGAATGGACTATGATCAGAATCCCCCAAGAAAAGCAGCCTGGTACTATTGACCAGGAGAATCTCAGAAAGCCCACTGTACTCTTTGGCACAGGGAGTGGTTCTGAAATATTCCTTCTAGGAGATGAGAATTGGAAAACAAAAGTGAGTGGGAAGACAGCAAAGTCCACTCAGGCCATCATCTACTCTATGTCCTTTGACTACAGCATGGATAGGAGAAATAGCTGGGTAGTTCTGAGAACctacagaaggaaaggaaagtcaAAATCTAGCTAATAGTGACTGTGATGTCAGTTCTCATACTTCAGTATGCATTAAGCACAAGTAAAAGAGAATGTTTTGTAATTACTAAAATTTGGTATCAATATCAAGTAAACAGTCATGAGAACTGCTGGTTTACAGGATCAAAGATCACAGGAAAGATTTTCACCTTTCATAAATTCATTCTGAAGTTCAAGATCCTTAGATCTAATGTGTTTCAAGACAGAACTAAGACAGATCCTTTGGGGCAAAAAACCTGATTCCTCTAGCCTGTTTGTACACTTGTATTATACACTGAAACAGACATAattcagagaaagggaaaaaatgatgaGAAACATACAAAATTTACTAAATACACCATGTATAATTATGACTTGCAAAATCTATATGTATCTTTAAAATACTCTGTTCTATAATCAAGGTTCCTCACAACCTTCTAAGTAGGTTGCACACTTTAATTTTACATGAACccctatttattttaatctgtccCAGGTGAACTTAAACATTCAGTATCTATAAAATGTAGGGATTCCAGTAGCCAGTGTCTTTTCAAAAGACACTCAGCATCTCTGACAAGTTTGGCAAGTTTCAAGGTTTAAAAGTAAACACAGGAGCCTAACATGTCAAATACCTACAAGTATCCATTTTGCTTCCCACAATTCCACCCTCACCCCTTAATTCCCATACACTTGCTGTCCTATTTTCTTATTTGGTcgctaataaaaaaatacactgcttAGGCAGACTAAACTTCAAGTTCTATCACAGTATATTTTCAGTATTGGTCTCCTGCCCTCTTTTTCCCCAATCCTTATATAAACAGCCTGACtctcagaagcagctctgccctgaaTACTGTAATTCTGCTTAACTGGACATGGTGGGTGCAGACAGTAGCCATTTCCTGAGCTAGGAAAGTCTGAAAGGGCTAGTAGGTAAACTACAGTATTGCCCTAAAATGCATAAACATGTCAgagaaataatataataaatattatttccatAGTACTATTGTTACTAGTATTCATATCAGTATCAGTAAACTCTCATACTCTGCTAAAAAGAAGTTACAAAACCTGATATAATCAGACAAAATTCAGTTACTTTTCAGATGCAGCATGCCTAACCCCATCCTACTCACCCCTAAAGAACCAAAGCATGTGACTCAAATGTAAATTTAGGAATGTAAAGTACGaaagttatatttaaacaaCTAAGCAGGGAAAATCTGAGAAGCAGTCAGAGTTTTAAACTTAATCTTTTCTAGCAAAGTATTACCACAAACAGTGGTAAATTCCTCTCCAGGCTCCTGACTTAATCTTCTCTGGATTGCAATGTATAAGCCCTCCTTTGTTGGCTGCAGTATTTTGACCCCTGCTGATGTGTCAGAAACTGTGAACATTAGGCAAAATATAAACACGCTGCAGtgtatcagatttttttcctttttgccttttccagAAGATGAGAACAGATATGATGGAGAGCAATAACACCAAATCCAGTGCTCCCCTCCTGACCCACAGATACCTGAGGATGGTCACTAAGGATGGACACAGCACATTCCAGATGGATGGTGCCCAAGGAAAAAGTCTGGCATACCTCCGAGATGCATGGGGAGTATTGATGGACATGCGCTGGAGATGGATGATGCTTGTCTTTTCGGCTTCCTTTGTCATTCACTGGCTAGTCTTTGCAGTGCTTTGGTATTTGCTGGCCGAGATGAATGGGGACCTGGAGCTGGACCATGATGCTCCACCTGACAACCACACTATATGTGTCAAGTACATCACCAGTTTTACAGCTGCTTTCTCCTTCTCGCTGGAGACGCAACTCACCATTGGTTACGGCACTATGTTCCCGAGCGGGGACTGTCCCAGTGCTATTGCCCTGCTTGCAATACAGATGGTCCTGGGGCTCATGCTAGAAGCCTTCATCACAGGTAATGCTTCATATTTAATCTTCAGATAGAATAGGTGTAACAATTAGATTTAAGAAATTGAGCTAGAAATAGTGATCATACTCATATCTGAAAGAACAACTAAGTCACAACAAGGATGATGAGATTTCAGCTACGTAGTAGCAAAAGTTGAACACCTTTCATTAACAAAAGACAAACTAAGTGATACCAAGACTTGGACTTAAGAGTTCCACTATTCATTGGCCAATACTTGTGGCAGCTCCCCGCTTATCACTCTCAATCACTTATTTCTTATACCATTATCTCTCAGTTTTTTCCATGGAATTACAATATTTAAAGTCAATTTGGTTTTATTAATAGTTTTAAGGTTTACTTTTGTCTAGCTGAAGTAATTTTGTTGATCTTTAACTCAGCGTTTAAGTACTCCTCAGTACCCGATATAATGAAAATTTTTACAATGTCACAGCTATTTCGAggtattttcagttatttaaaataattttcaggtttAAAGTATTTCAACAGACTTGAAAAATACACAGGTTAGTTCACTGTGTATTAAGAAAgagcttctccagcagcagaaatacCAAAATCAGGTACTACTACCAATTACAGTAAATCAGGGCAAGCTAACAGCTCTCCTCCCTACAGCTACAGTTCACTCTCCAAATATTAGTAAGTGAACATAGTTTAGAAGAAGCAGCATTTTAGGAAAGCTgtactttttaaacaaaaaatggGTTAGTGTTGACACAAGCCTAGCAGTTTTCAAACATGCAGGCTGAGGCTAGAAAGATCATGTCCACCCAAGGCTGCTTCTGTTCCTCTGGACTGTTTCACAGGGCTCAGAGGCCGCAGGGGACCAACCCAGACACGATGCTCATATTCAGTTTGTTCTTCTCCATGATGCAGGTGCTTTTGTGGCAAAGATCGCCCGACCAAAGAATCGGGCGTTCTCCATCCGCTTCACCCGCTCTGCCGTGGTGACACACACCGAGGGGAAGCCATACCTTATGTTCCAGGTGGCCAACACGCGCTCCAGCCCACTGACCTGTGTCCAGATTTCTGCTCTACTTTACCAAGAACAAGAGAATGGGCAGCTGCACCAAACTAGTGTTGACTTCCACCTAGACAGCGTTACTTCCGACGAGTGcccttttttcatctttccacTGACCTACTACCACTCTATCACTCCATCCAGCCCCCTGGCTGCTCTCCTCCAAAGAGAAGCTGCCCACCATTTTGAGCTGGTCATCTTTCTGTCAGCTGTGCAGGAGGGCACAGGAGAAATCTGTCAAAGGAGAACATCCTACCTCCCCTCAGAGATCATGCTGTACCATCGCTTCGCCTCCATGCTAGCCCGCAACGCCAAAGGTGAATATCAGATCAAGATGGAGAATTTTGACAAGACTATTCCTGAGCTCCCAACTGCAGCTGACTCAAAGAGTCCGAAAAGGACTGACAAGGAGATCCGCATCAATGGACAGCACGCCGACAGCTTCCAGCTCTCCGAGACTGGCCTCACAGAATAGAGAGAGCAGACTTTGaactttgtgcttttttaattatttacattaaacTTTCAGGTTCCATTTACAACCTTCCTTCCTTGTCTGCCCTGCCATCTTCTACTGACCCTTCCTCTTGTACTCCCATCCTTTTGATTACAACATGATATGCAGAGTAAAGAGAACTAGTGTGCTGGTGtaagcagagcagaggctggaTTAACCATCCAGGACACAGTCAGGTAGAAGAATCACAGTACTAATTCTTGGAAATTAAAAGAGCTACCTGCTGAATTCACCAGACTATGATTAAAGCTGCACTGACCCTGAAAGGAGAGACCTTCAAAACTCCCAAAGCTGACCAAAATCATAATTAACCAGCTTGTGACAGAGTGGACAACAACACAAAAGACAAATCTCAGTCAAAACCAATATGGAGTCATTCAGTAAACATATCAGTCCTGGGATAAGCAACTGCTCATCCAAGATCctaatttttctgttctcttaaCTCTTTGGGGATACAGGGTTGTATCAGTTTTCAGATGGCTGAATTCACTCTTAGAAAGTACTGCCAATGTCTCATGGCAGTGAAAAGCACTCCTGCTGTGCTTATTAAGCAAAATTGTAAATACTCACTGTAGTTCTTCATTCTGCCAAATAAGAGGAGAACATCTCATCTCAAGACAGGTCTATGAAGACACTATCAAACAATCTTGATGTATATAACAAATGCTGCAGTGgaaattttttcatatttggacacactgaataaattatttagcAGTGGAAAATAGACTATTCTAAATGAattaatgtactttttttttacaggaccATACATTCCACATGTTCTCCCCTTTGCACTCCTTGTCTCAAGTAGATTCGACCCAGAAGGATGCACTATATACGAGAAGTAGAACTGCATCCATttatattttatgctttttaatatcAATATTTACCTGTACACACAGCACAAAAATAGAGACACAtgaatcaattttaaaataaaaaaattaaaacaaactatACATGAGACTTTTGTAGTTAAGTGCCTGATAAACCCACTACAATTAAGACATTGTTCTGAAGCTCCTAAATAATTTAGGAAGCTAAAGGATAAACAGAATGATGGATAAttatttccaagctctcaacAAAAGCAGTGTCTATTACGTGCTCAAACTTGAACAGTCAAGTATCAAAATAAAGTTATCTTTCAAAGGTAAAAGGCTTTTCCCAGAAACCAAGACGGCACAAACACCAACTTTCATGGACAACAGCATAGCACCCTACCAAACAGGCTTCCTTTTAACGTCAGGGAAGTggtcagcagcaggaaaaatggTCCGAAGATACCTGATGAGATACTGTTTAACTGAATTCTCCTCGAGCCCCAAAACACTTCAGTTAGGGGTGTTGACATCCCAAAAGAGGTTAGGAAAAAAGCTACTTTGTCTTAgtctggggacacggggagcagcctcacagcagcatttcacaCAGGGAAGGAGAACTTGGCAGAAGGCCCACATTTTCATTGCAACTCAGCTCTAGTTCCAAAATTGTTTAAGTATTCCCTCCCTGCATTCCAGACTTCAGACTGATTTGGTTTTATTACATATACTCTCAAAATCtcttctttaaaatttaattttatgtagAAGTATTCACTAATATTGTGGAATTTGCAGAGCAACACACTATCAAGTGACACTGCTTTCATCCCTACTTTTCTTAGCTGCTGACCCATAGCAGTCTAGAGATCCCTTTTCCAGCCTCCCATCACTAGCAATAACTTTATAAAGTATTTCTTGCAAGGGTTACTTCCACATGCTCTACCAATACTATGCATTGACAAGAGTCCTACAAGTTAAGAACCACTGCAAGAGCAGTAGAACAGATTCCTGTGTCAAGTCTGAAATAACTATTAAGGAAAGAGAGCAGTACTCTGGGTGAGGCACTGCTTTTCCCATATATCACATACTCCAGTCTCAGATAAACCAGTTGGTCTAAAATTCAGATGTATAATCCCAACAGGACAGTACTATAACCTCACCACTTAGAGCCAAAGttataaaaagctatttttaatctCAGGTAACATCTAGTCAAAGTGGGCTGCTTCCTTTGGTTTCCAAATGACTTGGGACCTCAAAGTTgtcctgttttttaaataattttccatttacagATTTGGTTTAAAAGGGGGTACAGcaggaagtaaaagaaaaaacatgtttagTATACAGTAAATGCAATCTTCAAATATTACATCCTGGAATGTAAAGCTGAAGAATACTACAGAAGCAAattagacagacagacacaacTGTAGTTATTTCAGAACAGCTGCAGAACAAGGGGTAGACAAAACACCCCTATTGCTTTTACAGCTCCAGAGAACTGGTGAACCATGGCTGTCTCATGAAGTACTGGAAATATGCCATGGCCCAAATCAGACTACAAGCCTAGAAAAATTGCTGATAGGCTCTGACGCAAAAAAAATGCACTCTACGCTTTAACATAGCAAAAGCAAGATGGTGATGAACCTCCTTTGGATGCACTTCTTGCTATTGAGgtagggaagaaaaacaagccatgcagagaaaggaaagtgcGATTCAAAGAAATTCAACATCCTTTTTACAGTCGCTTGAACACCATTTTTATATTCAAGTCTTCTTAACCCAATCAAAAAATACACACTAAACAGAATTCACTCAGGTTCCACAACTGACTTACTAAATGTCTTGTTCAACCTACATCGCAATTATTTACTACCAGTGTGTAATTGCTGGTAACTAATCAAATCCCCTCAGCTACTAAGTCAGTATTAGTCAAGACGCTGCACAGTAAATTAAGCAGCTTTTGTGCAGTTCTAAAAGGCAGCCATGATCAAGAAAACGGCTGGCTCATtctcactgctaatggcctcaGCCTTCCTGAAGCGATTTGGGTTCTCCATGAAGTCTGTCGGAACTGTGACAATCAGCAACAGGAACTCCCAAACACTTTGTGCATCTTCAGTTTCTATACCGAAACCAGGAACAGATACTGGTTATGCTGAGAATCAGTCAAATGAGAACTGGCAAACTGTTGTGAgcactgaaaaagcaataattgatttttaagaACAGCACATTGATCTTATTTGAGAAGTAACTCTGTTGAAGGTCTATTACTTTTTTAATCTCATGATTTTTAATTGAAGGGTTCTTGCATTGTCATCCATTATGAATGCCCAGAAGAGTTCAATATTTGATCTCTTATCAATTCTGTAATGTGATCCCCCAGAACAAGGAATATGAAAAAGCTGGCAGCTCAGTAAATTATGTAATTTGAGGCTAATCCAAGGCCCTACAAAAGCGCAATGAAATTGAAGCACAATAAAATTAAGAGAATAAAATCCTAAACTAGGGAGTTTAACCAGGGTAACAGAAACAAATACATGCATCTACTAAAGCATGTTAGTCTGAATTATAAATTGCATGTCAAGCTCTTTCTGCTTCCACTGCTCTGTGTGGTACACTAGTGCTTGGTATTAATGTGGGACTTCTTCTGGCACATCTGTATCCCTACCTCACACTCAATATTTTGTCACTGGAAAGCCTTTACATAACAGTAACCATTTGTTCATTAATTAAGGCTCAAGTCAAAACAGACCAAAACCTTCTGTTAATATTTGTGCTCTCCACCTTCTCTTTGAAAGtaaagaggagagaaatggTCCTCCCACTTACAGGACATTAGTCTCTAACATCGCAATATGCAAACATAAATTACTActgttaaaacaattttttttctattaaaacttcagaaaaattgcAGGTCTCTTGTCTCTATCATACCGTGCTACAGAGCTTTTCGCCAAATAAGATCAAACTGGAATAGAAATAGAACAAGAGACTTAAGAGAGGCAATCGGGTACTACCAAAAGCTTATTTGAGCATAAGCACATCACCCCTCACAATGAGCCAGGACTTCCAACAAAGCACACAGGGACACTGTCCTCTCTAGAAAACGGTTCCAGAAGATGCATTTCAAAGTCATGATCACTAGTAGTTGCTACAAACAAGACACACTCTGTACCAGGTGAAGCATTAACCCCTACGTTCAGGCAGAAGTCAGCTTCAGTAAGGACATCTCGCATACTGTAAGTTCTTCTCAATTTCATCTCAGAGATACACCTCATCCTACACTGAcatgcaatatttttatcaCAGTCTTAATCAGAAATGCCGTACATTCTACAGTCTCGATCTGCAAGTGTTGTAATTTTATCAGAAGAACAGGAAGaggctaaataaataaataaaattgaatcAACCATGGTAGGTATTACTTCTACATCCATTTGTCTTTtataaaaaatgcagagagcagtacttattttttcctattttcattttattccaaAGGGTTTCTGAATATAAAGACAGACTAAGTCCAAAGTTTCACTACTGGCATTTAAAGACGGACAATCTCAGACCAATCTCAAGTTATTTTTAGAAGTAACctatttttaaggaaacaatGAGGAAAACAAGCAACATCTGAGTTTTGTGTTGACTTTCaacttaaaaagcagaaaaataaaagtactctttaaaaatctatgaaaaTCAATTCCTACATGGAGAGAGAACTGGGAGGGCTTTGAAAGCAAACATGGTAATGTAAGACTCCTAAGGCATGCGCCACCATGGTAGTCTGGAACATTATTAAAATGGCAACATATGCTACTCTCactaaaaaaatactgacagcTAAGCAGGGATTAAAACGCATTCCTGTCAACTTTTAACTGCAAGTGAAtctctttggttttgcttgtcTTGAAATTCAACCTGCAATTGTcttttagaatcacagaatcatctaggttggaaaagacctttaagatacagtccaaccattaacccagcactgccaagcccaccactaacccatgtccctcagcaccacatctacacttcttttaaatccctctagggatggtgactccaccactgccctgggcagcctgttccagtgcttgataatcccttcagtgaagaaatttttccctaatatccaacctaaacctcccctggcacgacttgaggctgtttcctctcatcctatcacttgttacctgggaaaagagaccaacacccacctcacccACATTCACTAAGGCAGATATTTAGCTAAGACTCCTTCAGCAAAGACCAAAAGATCCTCTGGGTCCTAAAAAGGCAAGACTCATTGTCAGCAAGGTTTTACTAGTACAAAACCTCTCACTAAGCACAGCTGTGGTACATGCATGTGGCAACACACCACAGAGAAAGAGTAAAGTCATACCAGAGAACAATCAATGCATGATCCCCCGAAGCAGAAATCACTACACTTGCAATATAAGTTGACAGAGGAGAACTTGAACGTTCTTACCACTCTCAGAGTACAGAGCGGGTATGTTCCAACTCTAAGAGACAACCCTCTCCAAGTTCAGCTGAATGTTCAAACAGACATACTGGGTCAAAATTAAGGATCCAGTGTTCTGCCTGAATGTGGACAGTGTGAAGCATTTaagaaacaggagaggaaaggcaaAGAGGGGGACCAGATGATAACCCAAATTAACAGAAGATCTGTACGATGATAAACTAATTTGACAGACAGTAATTCCATCAGTATGGGAACCTCAAAACATTGCTGTTGGGATCTAATTCACACTAACAAGTGCTCAAAAAATTAACAGTTCACATGGTCCAGAAGTCCTAGGTACCAAAATAGAGGAGGCCAGGTAACACCTGTTAATCAGTACAGACTCTTTTCACAAAGGTACAGGAATGTAGTTTCAGCTGTAGACATCACATCTTAATTGAATAAACAGAACCTACTTACTGCAGATTTTTCTTATcgaaaatatttaaatgtctaATAgtgaaaagaacacaaaataagaaaaacaacactttgACAATGTATTTAGGTAACCTGGCACTGTATCATGTATCTTGTATCAACAATACACTTGGAGTAATAAGAAAGGTTTATGTACATATAGGTCCCTTCCCCAAAACACACCCTGCTTCTCCCTCCCATTTTCTGCCCACACAGTAACAAAACCATACCTGGATCTTTTCGCCCTGGTTTTTCAAAGCGTCTGTCTCCCCTAGAAAGGCAGAACAGAAGTTTCAAATAAGGTTTTGGAACTGCTCCACTCATTTTAggtatggcttttttttttttttttttttaacttagcagggggcttttttaaaatcagagctTGAGGGACAGTATCTTTAAAGTTCCAAGTGACAACTGAAATTTTCAGGAACACTGATGCACACACAGCCTTTGGCAactagttttgttttgaaatgtgacCCTACATACTGTCAACAATGTTGATACTAACACTGAAGTGAATCCTTTAGCAGTCCATATTTTCACCCATCATTTCCACTGCAACTGTCATTAATTCATATTCTCTTAAAGTAGTTCCTTCTTCCCAGGAACTCAGCACAAAAGTTCTTTGCAAAAATACTCTTTTACTTGCTCCTGAGTTGCTATCGACATTACTGTGTTGACTCCATCATAGAAATTCAGACACTCCACTCACAGATACACCTAATCACCTTTCTTAAAGTGTTTTTATGAAGTCAAAAGGCACAAGCAGAAGCTAGGCAGATGTACGTAAAAAACTTTAAGGGCTCGAGTTCTGTTACCTTTCCTCCCAACTCTGTGATCTGTGCATTTCCCTGCCCCCTCCTCGCCCAAATCCACCCTCCACTTCATCAAAACTTCTTTGGTAGAAACCGCTTTCTCCTCGGCCTCTgcctgaaaagacaaaaaacacaaGTGTTTGTACAAATAATAATAGAGGTTGAAAGAATCAGGTAGGTTTCCCTTTCCTGTTGTCCCTGTGAACTAATCTTGCAGTCTTAAGCCCCTGTGAAATTATGTGGg is a genomic window of Nyctibius grandis isolate bNycGra1 chromosome 32, bNycGra1.pri, whole genome shotgun sequence containing:
- the KCNJ13 gene encoding inward rectifier potassium channel 13, which translates into the protein MRHTNPFLNFFFFFKKKRSLPTTCGKFLVSAETNTQDQPSPSPGAQVFLFSCTQTLQRLKMRTDMMESNNTKSSAPLLTHRYLRMVTKDGHSTFQMDGAQGKSLAYLRDAWGVLMDMRWRWMMLVFSASFVIHWLVFAVLWYLLAEMNGDLELDHDAPPDNHTICVKYITSFTAAFSFSLETQLTIGYGTMFPSGDCPSAIALLAIQMVLGLMLEAFITGAFVAKIARPKNRAFSIRFTRSAVVTHTEGKPYLMFQVANTRSSPLTCVQISALLYQEQENGQLHQTSVDFHLDSVTSDECPFFIFPLTYYHSITPSSPLAALLQREAAHHFELVIFLSAVQEGTGEICQRRTSYLPSEIMLYHRFASMLARNAKGEYQIKMENFDKTIPELPTAADSKSPKRTDKEIRINGQHADSFQLSETGLTE